From the Phyllobacterium zundukense genome, one window contains:
- a CDS encoding exonuclease domain-containing protein, with protein MSIPAVHTRKKRMIVLDTETTGKLTYDRIVTLGAVRLEGDELQRESLYLIFDPSIDSHPEAIESHGYDNWMTRFQDLFSDLAPRIHTWLSWADELVMHDCRFAMRYLQRELCQAGVAELTQPTSCTMERAGELWGRESSDLDECLKRIGKSRIYRIHGALEDAYLTAALYLHQIGSKRPIARVNSWSPPKNLKPHPPRPPGELPSRTEKKRLGTIEDAHLLLSQGSAMASPLQYASGPRSTPQAHSV; from the coding sequence ATGAGCATTCCAGCAGTTCATACTCGCAAAAAACGCATGATCGTTTTGGACACAGAAACGACGGGGAAATTAACCTATGATCGCATCGTCACGCTTGGCGCCGTACGCCTGGAGGGCGACGAACTGCAGAGGGAATCTCTGTACCTTATATTCGATCCGAGCATCGACAGCCATCCGGAGGCAATCGAAAGTCACGGATATGATAATTGGATGACACGTTTTCAGGACCTGTTTTCCGATCTCGCGCCCAGAATACATACATGGCTGTCGTGGGCGGATGAACTGGTTATGCACGATTGCCGATTCGCCATGCGATATCTGCAGCGTGAGCTGTGCCAGGCGGGCGTAGCAGAGCTGACACAACCCACGTCCTGTACCATGGAGCGAGCCGGGGAGCTGTGGGGTAGAGAGTCGTCAGATCTGGATGAATGCCTGAAGCGCATAGGCAAATCACGCATTTACCGCATACATGGTGCGCTGGAAGACGCTTACCTGACCGCTGCATTGTACCTTCACCAGATCGGATCAAAGCGGCCCATTGCCCGCGTTAACTCGTGGTCTCCGCCGAAAAATCTCAAGCCTCATCCACCGCGTCCGCCGGGAGAACTGCCGTCCCGAACTGAGAAGAAGCGACTTGGGACAATCGAAGATGCTCACCTGCTACTTTCCCAAGGTTCGGCAATGGCGTCCCCCTTGCAATACGCGTCCGGGCCGCGATCCACTCCGCAAGCTCACAGCGTTTGA